Part of the Caulifigura coniformis genome, TCCCACACGGCGAGTTCATCTGCGACCGCGATGAGAAGGTGTTGCGCATCGACGAACTCCACGAACCAGGGAACCTCGCCATCGGCCCGCGGTCCGGCTGGCTGGCAGCCGCCGAGATGGACGCCATCGCTCAGTGACCACAGGTCAACGCGTCCGGAACCATCCTGCGCCAGCGTGGCGACCGTCGTCGCGCCGGCATTCACGGAGACCGCAACCGTCGGGAATGGGAAGTCGACCCGGTTCTTCGGAATGCCGTTCACCAGGTCGAACGTCTCGACCCACGCGGCCGTCTCTGTGGACGCCCCCACTCCGAGCGGCGCGGCCGCGTAGCTTACGGCGGCAATCGGCGGCGTCCCCGCCGCCAGCACCACCTGGTGCACGAAGCCGCCCGGGATCTTGAACCCGTCCGTGTCGAGCTTTTCCGGAACGGCAGGCGGAGAGGCCAGACGCACGTCCCACCGGCCGGCCACCGGGAACGATTTTCGGGCCGCGCTCGAACGATCTCCTTCCACCACGGCAGGCCCCACCAGCGGGACAGACGGGCGTGGTTCAGGCATTGGGGCGGTCGCCGACGGCGGCTGATCGATCTGGAGATTCAAGGGAATCGGCGACAGTTCCCGGCCGTTCAGCGCCAGCGTGATTCCCGGGCCCGGCGAGACCAGCGGCGACACCGGAGGGGGGGGAAGCGTCCGGGCGACTTCCGACCGTGAGGCGTCAACAATCACTCGCCCCGCAATCAGGAAATGTCCGCCATCCGGGAGCGCTTCGAGGGGACGCCCCTGGTAATTCTCGTCGCCAAACACGTCGGCGACCGACACTGGAATGTCCGGCAGTCTCTTCGGTCCTTCGAGTTCGATCTGCACCACCCTCAGGCTTTCGCCTTCATGGATGACGGAGGCGAGGCGACGGCCGTCGCGCGAAAGCGCGATCCCCAGGGCGTCGCCCGGCTCCCCGGCCAGCCGGCAGGTTCCCGCCGGTTCACCCGTCGTGAGGTCGAGAAACTGCACCAGGTTTCGCTCCGACGATTCCCGCTTCACGACCGCCAGGTACTGACCGCCCGGGCTGAGAGTCCACCCGTCGCCCACGTTCCAACGCTCGACCTGAATCTCCCGCTCGCGACGTCCCTCCGGGAGCGAATGGACGACGCATCGGCCATTTTCCGCGAGGACAAGGCGGTTGGCAGCGCTGAACGCCACGAGCTCGAGCCGCAGTCCGGGGGTCGGGATCGTCTTCACAGTCTTGCCGGTGGCGACATTGACCACGATCACGAAATCGTCGAACTGCGGTTTCGCGGCGAACAGCGCCCCATCGGGACTGACCGCCATCAGCCGCGAGCTCTCCAGCGCGATTCCCTTGATCGTTCCGACCTTGCGGTTGGCGGAGAGATCCCAGAAGTCGCGTGCATCCGATTCCCGTTCGTTCAGCCCCAACCCGACGTACGGCGAGGGGAGATCGGGGGTCACGATCCGGTAGCGTGATCGCTCGCGCCGGGCATCGCTCGAAGGAGCAGGCCCCGGTGCGGTCACCAACGAGGGGGTGGCCGTCGCCAGCGGGCCCGTCGAGGGATCGAGCCGCACACTCCATCCCGTCCCTACGATGATCTCGGCAGGGACTTTCGGCGCGTTGGGCGTTTCGACCGGAGCGTCGGCCGGTTTCGTGGGAGCAGGTTTCGGCGCCGCCGGCTTCGGGGCGAAGGGATTCGTCGAACCTCCATCCGCCGGCGGAGCCTTCGGCGCAAACGGATTGGCCGGCGGCGCGGCCGGCGTTTCAGCCGCCGGCGTCTGCTCCGCCGGGGGCTTTGCCTTGGGAGCGAACGGATTCGTTCCCGGCTGCGCCCACGCGGGCGTTCCGCTCATCGCAGCGGCGAGAATCAGGCAGATCGTCAGTCGGCGCATCGTAGCCCTCGGAGTCGTCAACGAACGTGCAGCAGGACTGGAACCATCCGGACAGGATTCCCGGTCGCGGAATACGTCGGGGCCAGCGGAAAGGCGCAGTGGCTTTGTCGAATTTAACGGTTCCTGCGCGGCCTGAATACATGCTCTTCACGTCCGCGCGTGATCCTGCTGACCACCACGCGGCGCGCAACCGCGCAGGGATCGGTGGAGGGACCATGAAATCCATCGCAGCCAATGCGTCACACACGCCAATTCGTGCCGAGATCCGGCGGCCATCGACGAGTTCCGTCGCCCCATCTTTCTCCGCCGACAGAAGTCGAGAAGAAGGAGGGCAACAGAAGCCGACCGCACCCTCTGCCGCGCACGCCTTGGCCTCCTTGCCCGGCCCGCAACAACTCAACCCCCGACCCGTTCAGCAGATCCGTCCCATCGCCCGCCGTCGGCCATTCGACAGATGACGGCAGGCCGCCGATTGGCCAGAATGATGAACTCCTCTTAATCTCCCACCTTTTTCTCCCCCGTGCATTTATGTGGAATCTTCGTCTGTTGATGGGCACATTCGTCGCCCCCATCGGTGTCGCCGCTGCGCTCGTCAGCGTCCATGCCGCCGACTCCGCTGAGGCCCCCCAAAGCGATCCCGTCGCGAAACTGCAGGCCGCCGCCGCAACCGACAACGTCTCGGAGTTCGGCCACTGGGGGAACGACCCGAAGAATTACAAGATGTGGGGAACCCACTCCAACCGCCTGATTCCGATCTACACCTTCGGAACCAAAGGGGCCGGCAAGGGAGTCGACCTCGAAAGTTACACCGGCGCCAACAGCCGCTATCGCCAGGCCGACAAGATCGAGGAACTCTACGGCTACGACGCCCCGGAGACCCTCAACCCCTCCGCCGAGTATTGCGACCAGACCGACATCTACCGCATCCAGCGCGCCGCGCTCGACGCCGGGAAGAAGTACGTCTTTCTCATCGTCTTTGACGGGATGGACTGGCAGACGACCCGCGCCGCCGCGATCTACAAGGCCGGCAAAGTCGGTTACGACTCCGGACGTGGAACCGGACTCCACTTCCAGGATTACAAGGCCGGCGGCACGACCCAGTTCGGCTTCATGGTCACCAGCCCTCACAACGAGGGAACCGACATCGATGTGAACCTGCAGACGGTGAAGAACCCCGGCGGCGAGCTTCGCGGCGGCTACAGCGTCGAGCGCGGCGGCCCGAATCCCTGGACCCCCGGAACCGACAAGCAGTACCCCATCAGCCAGCCCAAGGACGCTGCGATGCGGCACGCCTACACCGACTCATCCAGCTCCGCCACGAGCATGACCGCCGGAATCAAGACCTACAACAACTGCGTCAACGTCGACTATGCAGGGGTGAAGGTCGCGACCATCGCCCACGAAGCTCAGCGCGAAGGATATTCCGTCGGCGCCGTGACAAGCGTTCCCATCAGCCATGCCACGCCCGCCGCAAGCTATGCCCATAACGTCCACCGCGATGACTACCAGGACCTCACCCGCGACCTCATCGGTGTGAAGTCCGTCGCTCATCCCGAAACGCCTCTCCCGGGCCTCGATGTCCTCATCGGCGGCGGCTACGGCCACGAGGTCAAAGGAAAGGACGCGAAGAAGATCAGCGCGGCCGATACGCAGGGCGACAACTTCGTCCCCGGCAACCTCTACCTGACCGATGCCGACCGCGACGCCGTCGATGTGAAGAACGGCGGCCGGTATGTCTTCGCGACCCGGACTCCCGGTCGCACGGGAAGCGACGTGCTGAAAGAAGCCACGGCAAAGGCCATCTCCGGCAAGCACCGGCTGTTCGGATTCTTCGGAGTCGGAAGCGGCAAGGGCCATCTCCCGTTCCGCACGGCCGACGGAAAGTTCGACCCCGTCCAGGGACGCGCCAAGGCCGTCGAGTCCTACACCCCGGAAGACATCAGCGAAAACCCGACCCTCGTCGACATGGCCGAGTCGGCCATCTCCGTCCTCTCGAAGAATCCCAAAGGCTTCTGGCTGATGGTCGAAGCGGGCGACGTCGACTGGGCCAACCACAACAACAACGTGGACGACTCGATCGGTGCTACGATCAGCGGCGACAACGCCGTGAAAGCCGTCACGGACTGGGTCGAGAAGAACAGCAACTGGAACGAGTCAGTCGTGATCGTCACGGCCGACCACGGGCACTATCTCGTCATCGAGAAGCCCGAGCTGCTGGTTCCGGCGGCGAAGTAAGCCTCATTGGAAATGGGAAACACCCCGGCTGCTCAAAGCAGCCGGGGTGTTTTGCTTTCAGGCATCCCGTCGCCAGATCGGCTCGAACTCAAGATGCTCCGCGCCGCGATAGCGGGCACGCGGCCGAATCGCTTCGCCGCTCGATGACTGTTCCATCGCGTGAGCGCACCAGCCGACGAGTCGACTGCACACGAAGATCGCCGGGTGCAGGTCACGGCGGAATCCGAGGTATTCCAGCAGCCGACCGAAAGGCCAGTCGAAGTTGGAGGGCAGCCGCATCTGGGCCCACACGGTGTCTTCGATCACTCCCGCCAGTTCCTCGCGGGACGCCTGCTTGCGCAGCTGGGCGATCCGCTGGCAGTACGATTCCAGGAGTGCCGCCCGGGGATCCGACTCCGTGAACACCGGATGTCCGAACCCGGCGATCCGATCCCCCGCTTCCTGCCGCGCCCGAACCCACTCTTCCGCGTCTTCCTGGCCTGGAATCGCGTCGAGCACTTCGAGAACCGAGCGATCGGCCCCGCTGTGACGCGCGCCGATGAATGTGCTCAGCGCCGCCTGGATCGCGGAGTAAATGTCTGCGTGCGTCGAGCCGGCCAGCCGCGCCGAGAAGCTCGACGGAGTGAACTCATGCTCAATCGCGAGGATGAGCGCCACTTCGAGAGCGTGCTCTTCCAGTTCCAGCGGGGAGCGCCCCTGCAGCAGGCGGAACAGGTTGCACGAGAAACTCAGCGACGGATCGAATCGGCGATATTCCTTCTTGTTCTCGGCCGTCTCCCCTTCCCAGCCAGGGTACCGCTGGCTGCAGATCGTCGACAGCAGCAGCGGAACACGCGCGAGCATCCGGATCGCCTGCGCCTGCCCCGCTTCGCCCACCGCTTCCCCCGATTGCGGATCGCCATGCGACAGCAGGTTGATCCCCGTCCGCAGCGCCTCGAGGGGGCTGATGTGCAGCGGCAGCAGCTCGAGCAGCTCGGGGATTCCGTCCGCCAGTTCCGCCTCATCCGCCAGCACGCTGATGAAATCGGCGAACCGCTCTTCGTTGGGAAGCTGCTCGTACAGGAGGAGATAGGCAACTTCGAAAAACGAGGCGCCCTGGACGAGATCGTAGATGCAGTAGCCCCGGTATCGCAGACCGTCATCCAGCGAGCAGATGTCGGTTTCGCCGGCGATGACCCCGCGCAAGCCCGGGTGGTAGAACTCAGTCGCCATCGTGCCATTCCTCCATGAATGGGTCGAGTCCAGCCGGCGGCAGTCCGCCAGTCTGGGTGTGTCGGGAGTCTACCGGTCGTCTCCTCGAAATGGGAGTCACTGACCGGCCGACCTCGCTCCCCGGCCGGAACCATCACTACAGTGCGTTTGTTCACCATCCTCCTGTCCGCGAATGTCCTCGTCTCCTGCCCCCCACAACGACCGCACCGACGCCGCCGCGTTCCCGCCCGGGGAAGGCAGCCCCTTGCAGTCGCCGCTCCGCTTCCTGCCGGGGGTCGGCTCGGCGCGCGCAGCCCTGCTCGAAAAACTCGATCTGCGGACGGTCGACGATGTGCTCTGGCGTCTCCCGCGCGATGTGCTCGATCTCACGCAGGTCAAATCCCCCGTCGACCTCGTCGAAGGC contains:
- a CDS encoding alkaline phosphatase, giving the protein MWNLRLLMGTFVAPIGVAAALVSVHAADSAEAPQSDPVAKLQAAAATDNVSEFGHWGNDPKNYKMWGTHSNRLIPIYTFGTKGAGKGVDLESYTGANSRYRQADKIEELYGYDAPETLNPSAEYCDQTDIYRIQRAALDAGKKYVFLIVFDGMDWQTTRAAAIYKAGKVGYDSGRGTGLHFQDYKAGGTTQFGFMVTSPHNEGTDIDVNLQTVKNPGGELRGGYSVERGGPNPWTPGTDKQYPISQPKDAAMRHAYTDSSSSATSMTAGIKTYNNCVNVDYAGVKVATIAHEAQREGYSVGAVTSVPISHATPAASYAHNVHRDDYQDLTRDLIGVKSVAHPETPLPGLDVLIGGGYGHEVKGKDAKKISAADTQGDNFVPGNLYLTDADRDAVDVKNGGRYVFATRTPGRTGSDVLKEATAKAISGKHRLFGFFGVGSGKGHLPFRTADGKFDPVQGRAKAVESYTPEDISENPTLVDMAESAISVLSKNPKGFWLMVEAGDVDWANHNNNVDDSIGATISGDNAVKAVTDWVEKNSNWNESVVIVTADHGHYLVIEKPELLVPAAK
- a CDS encoding citrate/2-methylcitrate synthase, giving the protein MATEFYHPGLRGVIAGETDICSLDDGLRYRGYCIYDLVQGASFFEVAYLLLYEQLPNEERFADFISVLADEAELADGIPELLELLPLHISPLEALRTGINLLSHGDPQSGEAVGEAGQAQAIRMLARVPLLLSTICSQRYPGWEGETAENKKEYRRFDPSLSFSCNLFRLLQGRSPLELEEHALEVALILAIEHEFTPSSFSARLAGSTHADIYSAIQAALSTFIGARHSGADRSVLEVLDAIPGQEDAEEWVRARQEAGDRIAGFGHPVFTESDPRAALLESYCQRIAQLRKQASREELAGVIEDTVWAQMRLPSNFDWPFGRLLEYLGFRRDLHPAIFVCSRLVGWCAHAMEQSSSGEAIRPRARYRGAEHLEFEPIWRRDA